A segment of the Caviibacter abscessus genome:
AAGAATTTGCCAAAAACTTCTATTCTTATCTTGTGCATAAGTTATATATGAATTTGAATTTTTATAATCTCCTAATGCCTTTAAATCTTCATCTTTTATTCTATACTCAGAATCTGTTATACTCGTGGTTTTAACTACAGCTTCTCCACTTTTTGATGAAAACCCTGTTCTTATTGTTAAATTATCACTTATCTTATCTACATTTACAAATGGTGTCAGTGTGTAATTTAAGTTATTTTCAAACTTAAAGTCTTTTAACTTATTATCAAATGCTGTTATTTCATCTTTTTTATTTCTATGTACTAATACTTCTTTTATTGTACTTTGTAGGTCATTTTTAAAGATTTGTTTATCTTTATTTATTTGTTTTTGTACTCCTGCTACTATACTTGTCTCTTTATTTAGTTCTAATTCTGTTCCATATTTTAAGTATATATCTTTATTCTCTTTTGATATTATTACTCTTGGTTTTAGTGGTAAATTCACTACTAATGGGTTTATTGATAAATCTATATTGGGATCTAGATCTTTTCCGTATAAGCTTACTTTTGCTGCTGATAAATCTGCAAATATATCATAATTTGCATATACTCCGTTTCTTTCTACTAATTCTACTCCTGCGTCTACTTTACCTTTTGTTCTTAAGTTAAATGCTTTATTCATGTCTGTAAATATATCAAAGTCTGAGCTTCCCAACAGATATTTAAACTCTGTCTTATACATTATATTTACACCTGAAAACTCACTTTTATTAAATGCTACTGGTAATTGAAACTCATTTCTTACCTCAAAACTTTTATATGGTCTATATGTTACTCCTATTTTTGGTGATAGTATATTGTATATGCTTCTCCATGAATTTTCTAATGGCTTCTTCTCTTTTTGTAACGCATCATCTGCATTAAACTTTCTTTTTGATTTTTCATCTTTTTTATCATTTATTTGACTTTTTTTCTCAAATGCTTTATCTACAAGCTTTTTCTCTGTCATTGTGCTTATATCTACGGATTTTCCTTCTAAATCTATAGGTTTTCCATCTTTATCCCTTTTAACAACATTAAGTTTGTAGTCTTCTCCATTCACTTTAAATGTTTCTGGCATTATATACCCATATTCACCATAATGTGATAATCCTAAATCTATATCCCATTTTGAACCTACTTTTATTCTATATCCTAAATATGTTTGGCTTACTAAATTAATATCTTTATACTTTAATACTGTTTCTTTTGCATTATTATCTTTTCCATTTTTAGTATATTTTAAACTAACATCAGTATAAGTTGTATCTAAGCTTGTTTGAGCTATGAAGCCTTTATACATTCCTTGTACATTTATTCCTGCTGTGTGTTGGATTTTTGTAAAGTCTAATTTTTTGTCATCTGATGATTTAATATCTGTTCTATCATTTATTCTTGAATGTAAATCAATTCTATATCCATTTCCAACATAACCTGCATTTAATTTTGCTGATATATTATTTGTTTGTTTTAACTCTTTTATTTCATCTAACTCTGTTTTTATTTTCGCAAGTGTTTCTTCTACTTTAAATATATTCTTTTCTTTTTCACTCGCGTGAAAATACATTGCTCTTGTAAGGTCTATTCCTCTCATTTCATAAGGATTTTTTAATATATTTGATATTTTTGTTACTGCATCAGCAACCAGTATTCTCTTACTCGCACGAAAAATGTATCCCAATATTTCACTTGCACCTGGACTTGAATTTGGAAACTCTTTTTTTAACTTACTAAGTCTATAATATTTATCAAAATCTGGAAGTGAATAATTAAATAAATCTTCTCCAAGATAATGCCAACGATTTGTTAGTTCATAATCTTTGTTAGATACAGTTAATGCTTGTGGCATTTCTGTTTTTGATCTTTCATTTGCTAAACCAAGCGTTTTAGGCTTATTAATTAAGGTTCCTGGTATATTGGGATCATTATATGTAAATCCATTAAAATATAGATAAGTTGGATCTAGTATCCCTGGATTTATTTCAAAAAAATCAAAATTGGATGTTAATCCTGGAAATAGCTGTTTAAAGTCATTGGGAACTTGTTTTATTAGTCCTAAATGTGATGTCTTTCTTCCATACCCTATTCCTGCTCTGTCTAATAATTTGCTAGTCACTGTTGTTAGTATTCCATTTAATACTTCTTTTTTTGAAGTGTATAGACTTGTTCCTTCTGTAACTGCATCTTGTATAATACTTTTGTTTTTAAGTAACGCTATCCCATCCCAAATAAGATGTCCACTAAGAGTTATACCGTTTTCAAGTTCCTCTAAAAGTTTTGAAATCTTTTTAGTTTCAGAATTTTTATGTATCTCATCTAAAAAAGTATTTACTGCTAACTTTACAGGACTGTCTCCAAATAGTGAGCCTGAATAATATCCAAGTAGTCTGTATGTCCCTTTGTATCCCGATACCTCTGCCTTCTCTAAATCTGCGTGATCTGCATCATATTTTTCTTTTGTACTTAAATCTACTCTTTCTTTCTTCTTCCATTTCTTAAAGTATTCTATTTTATCGTATCCTGGAGCTGCATATGATATATTTTCTATTTCTTCATTTATATCTAACTTCTCTCTATTGGTCGCAAACACCGGTCCTGCGTTAAAGTAAAAACCTTTGTATGAGCCTCCCAAGCTTGGATTTATCTCTGCTCTTTTACCTTGACCTCTTACATTTACAAAAGCTTGTATCGGATAATCTGCTAATGGATTAAATGTTACATTGTAGTCTACTTCTTTGTTTCCTATTTTTTCTTTTTCTTCTTCTATTTTATCTATTCCATACTTTTTCTTTTCTTCTCCTATTACATAATACTTTAATGTTCCATTTAAGTACTTGTTCTCTGATGTTAATGTTAATCTTAACTTATCTATTTCATTTTTTTCAATAAAATTTTCGTAATCATTATCTTTTCCTATTACATCTAATCCTAATCTTAATCCAAAATAATCTTCGCTAAGTTTTATTCCAAGTCTTTTTCTAAACTTGTATTCTTTTGATATATATCTTATTGCTAACTCTAAGTCTCTATTCTCTGGATATTTAGGTACATAATAATCTATTGTTTTTTTCTCTACTTGTTTTTCTATACTCTGATTTTTAGGTTCTTTCTTTTTGTCATAGTCTTGTACTTTTTTGGCAAATATTAGATCCATTGCTGGAAGTGCCATTCTTGATGCTTTTTCTGCCCCATCTGCTCCAAAATGGGTATCAATTCCAAATGTCACTTCTGCTTTTATTTTATCTTCTACCTTTGCATATGTCATTATTGACGCACTTAGGGCTGCTAATGACAGCAGTAATTTTTTATTTCTCTTCATATTTTTTCTCTTTTCGTCTTATCTTTAATAATTGCGTTTCATGATTAAAAAAATTTAAAGGTATATATTTTTTTTAATAACATTTATTTCAGGGTAATTTCATCACCTCCAAAATTAAATTTTTTAATAACATTGTTAAAAAAATTGTATCAAAAAATATATATTAATTTTAATAAATATAACGCAAAGAACATTTGATAATTAACTATAAATTGGACCATTCAACATCTTCCTCATCTAATCTTTTTTTAACTTATTTCTATTTTTTAATCAAAACAAACTGTTTTTAATTTTATAAAAAAAACCTTATAAAGCCTTTAATTTAAACTTTATAAGGTTATTTTTTTATTTAACAATATATATTAATTCATCATTTTTTGAATCAAGTAATATTTTTCCATGTTGCTTAAGTTCACCATTTAATATTTTTTTAGACAATTCAGTTTCTAATTCTCTTTGAATATATCTTTTAATTGGTCTTGCACCATATGCTTCATTATATGAATCTTTAGCAATTTTATCTAATGCTGCATCTGTATATTCAAGCTCAATAAATTGATCTTCTAATAATTTTGCAACATCTTTTATACATAATTCTACAATTTTTCTAACATTTTGTGAATCAAGTGCTCTAAATACAACAATATCATCTATTCTATTTAAAAATTCAGGTTTAAAATGTGCTTTCAAAATTTCCTGAACATTTTGTTCATTTTTACTTAATATATCTTGACTTCCCAAATTAGATGTCATTATTATTATAGTATTTTTGAAATTGACTATTTTTCCTTTACTATCAGTAAGTCTACCATCATCTAATACTTGTAGTAATAAATTAAATACATCCGGATGTGCTTTTTCTATTTCATCAAACAATATTACTGAATAAGGCTTTCTTCTGATAGCTTCTGTTAATTGTCCTCCTTCTTCATACCCTACATAACCTGGTGGTGCCCCAATTAATCTTGTTACACTGAATTTATCCATGTACTCACTCATATCAATTCTTACTATATTATTTTCATCGTCAAATAAATTGTATGCCAAAGTTTTTGCAAGATATGTTTTACCTACTCCTGTAGGTCCTAAGAATATGAAAGAACCTATAGGTCTATTAGGATCTTTAAGTCCTGCTCTTGATCTTAATATTGTTTTATAAATCGTATCAACTGCATCGTCTTGACCTATAACTCTTGATTTAATATTTTCATTTAATTTTAATATTTTTTCCTTTTCTTCTTCCATTAATTTTGATACAGGAATGCCTGTCCATTTAGCAATTACTTGAGTAATATTTTCTGTTGTTATAACTTTTTTAAGCATTGCTTCATTTTCGTTTTTCTTGTATTCTTCCAATTGTTTTTCAAGTTCAGGAATTACTTTATACTTTATCTCTCCTGCTTTTTCATAATTTATTTGTCTTGTATACTCTTCAAAATCAAGTTTAGCTTTTTCAAGTTTAGTTTGAACTTCCTTTAATTTTTCACTTTGTTTTTTTTCATTTTCCCAAAGAGATAATAATTCATCTTTTTTAGCTTTTTTATTTGCCAAATCTTTTTCAAGTTCAACATATCTCTTTTTACTTGCTTCATCATCTTCTTTTTTCAATGCTTGTTTTTCAATTTCAAGTTGAGTTACTTGTCTTGTAAGTTCATCAAGTTCTGTTGGCATTGAATCAAGTTCAGTTTTTAATTTAGCACAAGCTTCATCAATCAAATCAATTGCTTTATCAGGCAAAAATCTGTCAGATATGTATCTATCACTTAAAGTAACCGCACTAACTACAGCATTATCAGATATTCTCACCCCATGAAATTGTTCAAATTTTTCTTTTAAACCTCTTAAAACAGATATAGTTTCATCTATTGTAGGTTCATTAATTAATACAGGCTGAAATCTTCTTTCTAGAGCCGCATCTTTTTCAATATATTTTCTATATTCATCTAAAGTTGTTGCTCCTATTACTTTTATTTCACCTCTTGCAAGCATAGGTTTTAGTAAATTTGAGGCATCCATTGAACCTTCAGAAGACCCTGCACCTACAATATTATGTACTTCATCAATAAATAAGATGATTTTACCCTGACTTTGTTCAAGTGTATCAATTACATTTTTTAATCTTTCTTCAAATTCTCCTCTATATTTAGCTCCTGAAATTAAAGCTCCCATATCAAGAGAGAATATAGTTTTGTCTTTCAAATTTTCAGGCACATCACCTTTTAATATTCTCCAAGCTATACCTTCTGCAATAGCTGTTTTACCAACTCCAGGTTCACCAATTAATATAGGATTATTTTTATTTCTTCTTGATAAGATTTGTATAGTTCTTCTTATCTCATCATCTCTACCGATTATAGGGTCAATTTTACCAGATTTTGCAAGTTCAACTAAATCTCTTCCAAATTTTTCAAGCACTTCATAGCTATCTTCTGGATTTTCACTAGTTACTTTTTTATTTCCCCTTATGTTCTTTAATGCGTTCATAAACTGTTTTTTATCTACACCCATATCTTTAATATTCAATGAAGATAAAAATAAATGTTCTACACTTATATATTCATCGCCCATGTCACTTGCTATTTCTTCAGCCTTAACAATAGCACGACTAAGTTCTCCATTAGGACTTGGATTTGCATTTCCATTAACCTTTGGAAATCTATTTATAGCATCTTGAAGTTTATCAATAAATTCCTTTATATCATATCCCATTTTTGTAAGTATATTTGGTATTAAACCTGAAGGTTGACCAACTAAAGCAAGCATCAAATGTTCCAACCTTATTTCAGGATTTGAATATTTTATGGCGAAATTTGTTGCTTCAGATAAAGATAAATTAGCTTTTTCTGTAAACTTTTTATTCATAAATTATCACCTTTCCTTTTTTGAGCACTCAATGCACTAGAGTGCTAATAAATTTATTATATCACTTTCTTAATTATTGTCAATAGTTTTTAATAAAAAAAATTGAAGAGTTAAACTCTCCAATTTTAAACTATTTAACAACTATTTCAACTCTTCTATTTGCAAAATTCCCATTATTTACTTGATTATTAAATCCTAAGCTCGAAACTTTTCTTATATTTTGTTGATTTGTTAAACCTAAACTTATCATTAGTTCAGATACTTTATTTGCTCTAGCTAATCCTAATCTTAAATTATATTTTTCTCCAGCACTTATATCAGTGTGCCCTGTTATATCTATTATTCTATCAGGATATTTTTCATTAATTTCTTTTACTATTGCCTTAAGTTTTGCAATCTGAGCTTTTGTTGGCATAAATTTATCATTCACAAACTGATCTATAACATACAGTCTTTCTTTAAATCCTACTCCACCATTTTGTTTAAGTTCTTTAACAATTTCTTTTATTTCCTTGTTTTCTTTTTCAAGTTTTGATATTTTATCCTCAAGTTTTGAAATCTTATCAGCACCATATGTTGTATTATTATTTAATGTAAGTGCTTTTTTATTTGGAATAAAGTTTAAATTAAATCCTGCTGATACTCCAAATGTTTTTTGTGTGTCTATACCTGCACTTAGTTTATATACAAAGGTATTTGATGGCTCTGTTCCACTTATTCCAAGTGCAAATCCTCCTTGTTTATTGTAATAGACTGCTCCTGCTCCTATACTAAATAATTTATTATCTCCTACTTGTGGAATACTTGCCATTGCCATTGTCGTTGCTATTCCTCCACTTAGTTGTTTTGACATCTCTTTTGCTTCTTCTCTTACTTTTACAAATTCTTTATGTATCTTATCTCCTGATACTCCTCTTTTTTCTCCTGCTTTTATATCTCCATTTACTATGTCTTTTAATTGACTATAGTTTACCGCATCACTATTTTCTTTTCCATCTGCCAAGTTTGTTATTTTTACAGCACTATGTCCATTTCCACCTAATGTTATTTTATCTTTTGTAATACTATCATATTTTACAGCTATATCATCTAATTTTTGTATTTTTTCTGTATTTTTATCTACCTTTTCATTTGTTGTTTTCAATTCTTTTTCTATTTTATTTATTGATTCTGTATTTTCGGTTATTTTCTCCGTATTTTTTGTAACTTTATTAGAAACTTCTTTAAGTTCTTCCTTTGTTGCTGCATTATTTATTTTATCTTTAAGATTTTTATTTAAATGTTTCTCATCTATCGAATCATCTTTTAACTCTATTGTAAGATCTGCACTTCCAAATAGTCTTTCATTATTACCTGAAAGCGTTAATGTTTGTGATTTTACACTTCCTTTGTTAGCAATTTCTTCTTCAATATTTTTAATTTTTGCTTCATTTGTATTTATTTTAGATGTATTATTTACTATTTTTGCATTATTTTCAGCTATTTTAGTCATATTATTTGCAATAGAAGTTTTATTCTTATCTATTTCACCTCTATTTTTTTCAATACTGTCTGTATTTGTTTTTATGTTTTCTTTATTTACAGCAATTTCTTTTTTATTACCATCTATATTATTTCTATTTTTTTCTATTTCTTGTTCATTTTTGTCTATTTTTTCTTTGTTATTCTTTATATCTTGCTTATTCTTGTCTATTTGATTTTTATTAGCTTCTATTTTCGCTTTATTTTCATCAATAGCTTTAGCATTTTTTGCAATATTTGCTTTATTGTCTTCTATACTTTTTGCGTTTTTGGCTATATTTTCTTTATTTGCTTTTATATCTTCTGCGTTTTTAGCAATATTCTCTGTATTTTTAGCTATTTTATTGGTATTATCTTCTATTTTCGTTTTATTCTCTTGTATTTGTTTACTATTTTCAGCAATCGTTTTTTTGTTTTCATCAATAGCTAGTTTATTTTTATCTATTTGATCTTTGTTATTAGCTACTGCTATCATGTTATTTGAAATAGATGTTCTATTTTTACCTATTTCTTCTCTATTTGTTACAATATCACCTTTATTTGTTTGTATATTTTGTTCATTTACACCAATTCTCGTTTTATTACTTGATATACCATTTTCATTTTCTTCTATTTTTTGTTTATTTTTATCTATACTTTCTTTATTTTTCTTAATTTTTTGTGTATTACTTTCCATTTTTGATTTATTATCAGCAATAGCTCTTGTATTTTCCTCCATTTGAGAGTTATTACCTTCTATATCATTTTTTAACTCTTTAATAGCTTTTTCATTTTTATCTATTTTAGTACTTAACTCTGTTTTTACCTTATCCAATTGACTTCCATTTATGGCATCTTTAGAATTAGTATCCACCGTTCCATCTGCTACATTTGTTATTTTTTTACTATTTGCATTAAGTCCAGAACCATTAATATATACTAAATCACCAAATTGTACTCCTGTTTCTCCAATTACAACTTTGTTTGTCCCTGTCCCTGCTGTTACTTTTGTAAATTCAGGAGAATTAGCAAATTTAATAGTCAAAATACCGTCACTTATTTCCGTTTTCACATTTTTAGCATCTACATCTGATGTTGTATGACCACCTTTAATAGTTACAGTCTCCCCCAATTTAACCTTATGTGTTCCCGTATTTCCAGCAAATATTAAACCTTTTTCTGTTAATTCATTAATTTTGTCATTAAATTGTTTTAAGTTTACAGCTTCATCATCTTGAGTAGCATTTTTAATACCAC
Coding sequences within it:
- the clpB gene encoding ATP-dependent chaperone ClpB codes for the protein MNKKFTEKANLSLSEATNFAIKYSNPEIRLEHLMLALVGQPSGLIPNILTKMGYDIKEFIDKLQDAINRFPKVNGNANPSPNGELSRAIVKAEEIASDMGDEYISVEHLFLSSLNIKDMGVDKKQFMNALKNIRGNKKVTSENPEDSYEVLEKFGRDLVELAKSGKIDPIIGRDDEIRRTIQILSRRNKNNPILIGEPGVGKTAIAEGIAWRILKGDVPENLKDKTIFSLDMGALISGAKYRGEFEERLKNVIDTLEQSQGKIILFIDEVHNIVGAGSSEGSMDASNLLKPMLARGEIKVIGATTLDEYRKYIEKDAALERRFQPVLINEPTIDETISVLRGLKEKFEQFHGVRISDNAVVSAVTLSDRYISDRFLPDKAIDLIDEACAKLKTELDSMPTELDELTRQVTQLEIEKQALKKEDDEASKKRYVELEKDLANKKAKKDELLSLWENEKKQSEKLKEVQTKLEKAKLDFEEYTRQINYEKAGEIKYKVIPELEKQLEEYKKNENEAMLKKVITTENITQVIAKWTGIPVSKLMEEEKEKILKLNENIKSRVIGQDDAVDTIYKTILRSRAGLKDPNRPIGSFIFLGPTGVGKTYLAKTLAYNLFDDENNIVRIDMSEYMDKFSVTRLIGAPPGYVGYEEGGQLTEAIRRKPYSVILFDEIEKAHPDVFNLLLQVLDDGRLTDSKGKIVNFKNTIIIMTSNLGSQDILSKNEQNVQEILKAHFKPEFLNRIDDIVVFRALDSQNVRKIVELCIKDVAKLLEDQFIELEYTDAALDKIAKDSYNEAYGARPIKRYIQRELETELSKKILNGELKQHGKILLDSKNDELIYIVK
- a CDS encoding OmpA family protein; this encodes MIKNLKGVLYRNRISFDRKTLIMFLITGMVCFAQPTTGKTKDGEGNVQFGDGSSITTSTVGVTLVGAKSKATQNYIGIFGYNSEVKSVLGNAMGYGVSIGEQSVSAYALGTQASIGNNAKNSYALGQKATVGTGSESAYAIGDGASIGNMALFSYAIGTDTKVNVSNSYAIGNFTTVSGEQTIALGNEITATKENSVYLGHSSSYTDTGSISKGLEQTYSSQSVDGLELKNFAGTTNGIVTIGSQGSERRLQNVSAGLIDEQSTDAVNGSQLYSATVALNSKIKELDEIVVKYTDKNKTKVKLGKDNGDKVTLSGIKNATQDDEAVNLKQFNDKINELTEKGLIFAGNTGTHKVKLGETVTIKGGHTTSDVDAKNVKTEISDGILTIKFANSPEFTKVTAGTGTNKVVIGETGVQFGDLVYINGSGLNANSKKITNVADGTVDTNSKDAINGSQLDKVKTELSTKIDKNEKAIKELKNDIEGNNSQMEENTRAIADNKSKMESNTQKIKKNKESIDKNKQKIEENENGISSNKTRIGVNEQNIQTNKGDIVTNREEIGKNRTSISNNMIAVANNKDQIDKNKLAIDENKKTIAENSKQIQENKTKIEDNTNKIAKNTENIAKNAEDIKANKENIAKNAKSIEDNKANIAKNAKAIDENKAKIEANKNQIDKNKQDIKNNKEKIDKNEQEIEKNRNNIDGNKKEIAVNKENIKTNTDSIEKNRGEIDKNKTSIANNMTKIAENNAKIVNNTSKINTNEAKIKNIEEEIANKGSVKSQTLTLSGNNERLFGSADLTIELKDDSIDEKHLNKNLKDKINNAATKEELKEVSNKVTKNTEKITENTESINKIEKELKTTNEKVDKNTEKIQKLDDIAVKYDSITKDKITLGGNGHSAVKITNLADGKENSDAVNYSQLKDIVNGDIKAGEKRGVSGDKIHKEFVKVREEAKEMSKQLSGGIATTMAMASIPQVGDNKLFSIGAGAVYYNKQGGFALGISGTEPSNTFVYKLSAGIDTQKTFGVSAGFNLNFIPNKKALTLNNNTTYGADKISKLEDKISKLEKENKEIKEIVKELKQNGGVGFKERLYVIDQFVNDKFMPTKAQIAKLKAIVKEINEKYPDRIIDITGHTDISAGEKYNLRLGLARANKVSELMISLGLTNQQNIRKVSSLGFNNQVNNGNFANRRVEIVVK